A genomic window from Flintibacter sp. KGMB00164 includes:
- a CDS encoding HAMP domain-containing sensor histidine kinase — translation MKKLSLQMRLTGMSVFLLSICCIGLTFILNFNANNMADVIEATVVLPAVEVGSEESFSALSTGGAELSPSVESQQARTDFFQTSIAYMLLVIAAGGGITWFMVGRALKPLKALSSRMKSCTANNLSQQISVPQSRDEVAELTESFNQMSSKLDQAFAMQQRFAQSAAHELRTPLTVLRTKVDVFRKHAEHDQQDYDKLIEGVLVQARRLSDLVQELLELTNLDGVTERERVPVYELLEQVTKDLSPLAETKKVNVFLKGSEEYTVGNRLLLGRVFFNLVENAIKYNRPSGSVCITLSPGPVVSISDTGIGIPEEALELIFEPFYRVDKSRSRQMGGAGLGLATAKAIVEQHGGTIEVSLIPEGGSCFTVHLP, via the coding sequence GTGAAAAAGCTCTCCTTACAGATGCGCTTGACCGGTATGAGCGTTTTTTTGCTTTCTATCTGCTGCATTGGATTAACGTTCATATTAAATTTCAATGCCAACAACATGGCAGATGTGATTGAAGCTACTGTGGTATTGCCCGCAGTTGAAGTAGGGAGTGAAGAATCATTTTCTGCTTTGTCGACCGGCGGTGCTGAACTGTCTCCTTCTGTGGAATCCCAACAAGCAAGGACGGATTTTTTCCAGACAAGCATTGCCTATATGCTGCTTGTGATTGCCGCCGGAGGCGGTATCACCTGGTTTATGGTCGGCCGCGCACTAAAGCCGCTAAAAGCCTTGAGCAGCCGGATGAAATCCTGTACAGCCAATAATTTATCCCAGCAGATTTCGGTCCCCCAAAGCCGGGATGAGGTTGCTGAATTGACGGAGTCTTTCAATCAGATGTCGAGTAAATTGGACCAGGCATTTGCCATGCAGCAGCGCTTTGCTCAAAGTGCAGCCCATGAATTGCGCACTCCGCTGACTGTTTTAAGAACGAAAGTAGACGTATTTAGAAAGCATGCGGAACATGATCAGCAGGACTATGACAAGCTGATTGAGGGCGTATTGGTACAGGCCAGGCGTTTATCTGATCTGGTACAAGAGCTTTTGGAGCTGACAAACTTGGATGGGGTGACAGAGCGGGAACGCGTCCCTGTGTATGAGCTTCTAGAGCAAGTAACGAAGGACCTTTCTCCTCTTGCCGAGACAAAGAAAGTAAATGTTTTTCTCAAAGGAAGCGAAGAGTATACGGTCGGGAACCGGTTGTTGTTAGGTAGAGTGTTTTTTAATCTGGTGGAAAATGCAATCAAGTATAACCGCCCTAGTGGCAGTGTATGCATTACACTATCACCAGGACCGGTCGTGAGCATATCAGATACAGGGATAGGCATTCCAGAAGAAGCATTGGAATTGATTTTTGAACCGTTCTATCGGGTAGACAAGTCGCGTTCACGTCAAATGGGAGGTGCTGGACTTGGACTTGCTACAGCTAAGGCAATCGTCGAACAACATGGAGGGACCATTGAAGTAAGTTTAATTCCGGAAGGTGGAAGCTGCTTTACCGTCCATTTACCCTAA
- a CDS encoding redoxin domain-containing protein, protein MKRFPAFAAVFLTVLSLAGCGNLSAPQNEDICPGKQVGAEGVPVMKAEGFDETEDMSFTTADTKGNSVTNEIFNGSERGVWLLFWETDNENSREALAQLERLLPDAKENGYKMIGVVMDGEKHPETAAKMTANLHFDNLIWNDEMAQRYEGIMDFFDGTHYEKNKEDYAQMNPKPHPGDPISTRTNSRGQLQTSCTLVSLTDEQILSRMQEIDSNMTYDELMEETNEFLKK, encoded by the coding sequence ATGAAACGATTTCCTGCATTTGCAGCAGTATTCCTGACCGTTCTTTCTCTTGCAGGATGCGGAAATTTGTCTGCGCCGCAGAATGAGGACATTTGTCCTGGCAAGCAGGTGGGAGCGGAAGGTGTTCCTGTAATGAAGGCGGAAGGTTTTGATGAAACAGAGGATATGAGTTTTACCACAGCAGATACAAAGGGAAACTCTGTCACAAACGAAATTTTTAATGGTAGCGAGCGAGGGGTCTGGCTGCTGTTTTGGGAGACTGACAATGAGAACAGTAGGGAGGCCTTGGCACAGTTGGAAAGATTGCTTCCTGATGCAAAAGAAAACGGATATAAGATGATCGGTGTGGTGATGGATGGTGAAAAGCATCCGGAAACGGCTGCGAAAATGACGGCCAATCTGCACTTTGACAATCTCATATGGAATGATGAGATGGCGCAGCGATATGAGGGAATCATGGACTTCTTTGATGGAACGCACTATGAGAAAAACAAAGAGGATTATGCCCAGATGAATCCCAAGCCCCATCCTGGCGATCCGATTTCCACGCGCACAAACAGCCGTGGCCAGCTTCAAACTTCCTGTACACTCGTTTCTTTGACAGATGAGCAGATCCTTTCCCGGATGCAGGAAATTGACAGCAACATGACTTATGATGAATTGATGGAAGAGACCAACGAGTTTTTGAAAAAATAA
- a CDS encoding ATP-binding cassette domain-containing protein, with protein MFEVKHVSKQFHGEYALRDVSLSIGKGLNFLVGASGSGKTTLLKILTGMEQEYDGQAVYCGQDLKKLTAQEKSCCYNQQFGLIWQDFNLLEDHTVLENVMLPLYLKKQPDKLIARKVLRELRIEELANQKVSKLSGGQKQRVAIARELVKSPNVILADEPTSALDEKSAKVIMDLLRTIAKKRTVIVVTHDTSLIRPSDKVYELDKGELISAPETPDAASGAVKLGKFHRLSPKSVCMLSWSGIKSNVGRSLSSVLALMVSATLLLVSVSGVITDSGQEAFQKLYDTYGESILDVSVVGSFTSAGGTDGQSSDEPSADVDQNIDGLYDRYLHDNRVSHIVFTQAYQDISVTVDGQTYKVESSSSVPHADKLVAGTMPMGSGKEIVIPESFAARLGLSAEESLGKSVKFSGSIYNWDSGEPVSMPVSIQAKIVGVMDTTVRYDYGNQIMSYTVDDAFFFSKSALDDMRTQAKITSGESNFVIRAKTPADMIAIKDELNAEGIVPLGRFELVEDMVRLNQQTTQQSGSAVVVISVLAIVVDLAVALVTAMSRRREYAIFQVSGYRKTHLMGITSAEYLMLGIGSIAIFLCASPLLSLGTNAFWNVSLMNGRMLGVGAVLILLSALLGWLLTGGVAAAVKASTILKIGEH; from the coding sequence ATGTTTGAAGTTAAGCACGTATCAAAACAGTTTCATGGCGAATATGCACTGCGGGATGTTTCGCTTTCCATTGGCAAGGGACTGAACTTTCTGGTGGGGGCGTCGGGCAGCGGAAAAACCACTCTGCTTAAGATTTTGACCGGCATGGAGCAAGAATATGATGGACAGGCGGTTTATTGTGGTCAGGATTTAAAAAAGTTGACTGCACAAGAAAAAAGTTGCTGTTATAACCAGCAGTTTGGATTAATCTGGCAAGATTTTAATCTTCTGGAGGATCATACTGTGCTGGAAAATGTGATGCTTCCCCTATATCTGAAAAAACAGCCGGATAAGCTGATAGCTCGAAAGGTTTTGCGTGAACTTCGTATAGAAGAGCTGGCGAATCAGAAAGTCAGCAAATTATCTGGCGGCCAAAAGCAGCGTGTAGCCATAGCACGGGAACTGGTCAAAAGCCCCAACGTTATTTTGGCTGACGAACCAACCAGTGCGTTGGATGAAAAATCGGCCAAAGTCATTATGGATCTTCTGCGGACAATCGCAAAAAAGAGAACGGTCATTGTGGTGACTCATGATACTTCTCTGATCCGTCCAAGTGACAAGGTGTATGAACTGGATAAAGGAGAATTGATTTCAGCCCCTGAGACACCGGATGCTGCTTCCGGAGCTGTAAAGCTTGGTAAATTCCATCGCCTTTCCCCGAAAAGTGTATGTATGTTATCTTGGAGCGGGATAAAAAGTAACGTGGGACGTTCATTATCATCTGTTCTTGCGTTGATGGTTTCCGCAACGCTGCTGTTGGTGAGTGTAAGCGGAGTAATCACAGACAGTGGACAAGAAGCATTTCAAAAATTGTATGATACTTATGGCGAAAGCATCCTGGATGTCAGTGTAGTGGGGAGCTTTACCAGTGCAGGCGGTACAGACGGACAAAGTAGTGACGAACCATCTGCTGATGTAGATCAGAACATTGATGGTCTTTATGATCGCTATCTACATGACAACCGAGTCTCTCACATTGTTTTTACGCAGGCATACCAAGATATCTCAGTGACCGTGGATGGCCAAACGTATAAAGTGGAGAGCAGCAGTTCCGTTCCCCATGCCGATAAGTTGGTGGCGGGTACTATGCCGATGGGAAGCGGAAAAGAAATTGTGATTCCCGAGAGCTTTGCTGCGCGGTTGGGACTTTCAGCAGAAGAATCGCTAGGGAAAAGTGTGAAGTTTTCCGGCAGCATTTACAACTGGGATAGCGGAGAACCAGTCTCCATGCCGGTATCGATCCAAGCAAAAATTGTAGGCGTGATGGATACCACAGTGCGATATGATTATGGAAATCAAATTATGTCTTACACGGTGGATGATGCGTTCTTCTTCAGTAAAAGTGCTTTGGATGATATGCGTACCCAAGCGAAAATCACCAGCGGTGAAAGCAATTTTGTGATCCGTGCTAAAACACCTGCGGATATGATTGCGATTAAAGATGAACTGAATGCGGAAGGCATTGTTCCGCTGGGGCGTTTTGAGCTGGTGGAGGATATGGTACGACTCAATCAGCAGACGACTCAGCAGTCTGGTTCGGCCGTGGTAGTAATTAGTGTGTTGGCTATTGTAGTAGACTTGGCGGTTGCACTGGTGACGGCTATGAGTCGACGCAGAGAATATGCCATCTTTCAGGTCAGTGGATATAGAAAAACTCATCTTATGGGTATCACAAGCGCGGAATATCTCATGCTTGGAATCGGTTCAATCGCAATATTCCTGTGTGCCTCTCCGCTGTTAAGTTTGGGAACGAATGCATTTTGGAATGTAAGCCTAATGAATGGCAGAATGCTTGGCGTCGGTGCTGTACTGATCCTTTTGTCCGCGCTGCTTGGCTGGCTGCTTACAGGGGGAGTCGCTGCGGCGGTGAAGGCTTCCACTATTTTGAAAATAGGAGAGCACTAA
- a CDS encoding ABC transporter ATP-binding protein, protein MIQLCDVTKRYGDAVILDQANYAFPEHGVVCLMGASGGGKTTLLNLVAGFDTDYAGEIVVGNVPLHKMDADALCRYRRDNIGFVFQNYHLLTGYTVLENVCLAMPDNITSEETKQKALALLERVGLASKRDQKVETLSGGQKQRAAIARALMGNPQIILADEPTGALDRTTSNEIMELLRELSEERLVVVITHDAKICDFADEIIHIQNRKIVSEGPNPERTAGQSLQIGTEQFGSLAAQAKKNLRVHFGRYFAAAIAVSIGLLAFLFSLSFDNVMEQSILAFQEKNTAFNNGYIKGMDDGTILEYLRSDERIVNAYYQYKLKDISLTIGNKTETMAEKYPMPKATESLSYGVMPREGRKEIVLTPSLAKKFDSNIQNLLGKTVTLKLNETSYILTVSGICNAGYDDFFVSSDIEQQFYRNIPSGQYSYSISYDVGNFTDVVAVTNSLKLRGIQAETAAEEVAALQNTFQRLNQLFQIISTLILVIGLFLAAVLLFKLQSTRYHEVGLLSALGYSRKQIVNMLHLENFLLAALAAVLDIALLVISFLLANIFHFPLAVSAILTVISLAAAFAIVLLLSSLSSIRLIRTEPAVALRK, encoded by the coding sequence ATGATTCAACTTTGCGATGTAACAAAACGGTATGGTGATGCTGTCATCCTGGATCAAGCAAATTATGCATTTCCAGAACACGGAGTTGTTTGCCTGATGGGTGCATCTGGCGGTGGGAAAACCACGCTGCTCAATCTGGTGGCAGGGTTTGATACAGATTATGCCGGCGAAATTGTAGTGGGTAATGTTCCGCTGCACAAAATGGACGCTGACGCTTTGTGCCGCTATCGCCGTGACAATATTGGTTTTGTATTTCAAAATTATCATCTGCTTACCGGATACACGGTGCTGGAAAATGTGTGCCTGGCCATGCCCGATAATATTACTTCAGAGGAAACAAAGCAGAAAGCACTGGCTCTTTTGGAACGAGTGGGACTGGCATCCAAACGGGATCAGAAAGTGGAGACACTCTCCGGAGGTCAGAAACAGCGTGCAGCAATTGCGCGGGCGTTGATGGGTAATCCACAAATTATCTTAGCGGATGAGCCTACTGGGGCGTTGGACAGAACCACATCCAACGAGATTATGGAACTTCTGCGGGAATTATCCGAGGAACGGTTGGTTGTAGTTATTACGCATGATGCAAAAATCTGCGATTTTGCCGATGAAATTATCCACATCCAGAATCGAAAGATTGTGTCAGAAGGGCCTAATCCAGAACGCACCGCAGGCCAATCTCTCCAAATTGGAACGGAGCAGTTCGGGTCTCTTGCTGCTCAAGCCAAGAAGAATCTTCGGGTGCATTTTGGACGCTATTTTGCGGCGGCAATTGCGGTTTCCATCGGTTTGCTGGCCTTCCTGTTTTCGTTGTCTTTTGACAATGTGATGGAACAGTCCATCCTTGCGTTTCAGGAAAAGAACACAGCCTTTAACAACGGCTATATCAAGGGAATGGATGATGGGACAATCCTGGAGTATTTACGCAGCGATGAGCGTATTGTAAACGCATATTACCAATACAAATTGAAAGATATTTCTCTGACTATCGGGAACAAAACAGAAACTATGGCCGAGAAATACCCGATGCCGAAAGCGACTGAGAGCCTCTCATATGGCGTAATGCCGCGAGAAGGAAGGAAAGAGATCGTTCTAACTCCCAGTCTTGCCAAAAAATTTGATTCCAACATTCAAAACCTCTTAGGAAAGACAGTTACATTAAAACTGAACGAAACTTCTTATATTTTGACGGTCAGCGGAATTTGCAATGCTGGATATGATGATTTTTTTGTAAGCTCAGATATAGAGCAGCAGTTCTACCGGAATATTCCATCTGGGCAATATAGTTACTCTATCAGTTATGATGTTGGAAATTTCACCGATGTTGTGGCAGTAACCAATAGTTTGAAACTACGAGGAATTCAGGCGGAAACTGCTGCAGAAGAAGTGGCGGCCTTGCAGAATACCTTTCAGAGGTTAAATCAGCTCTTTCAAATCATTTCGACTTTGATCCTGGTTATCGGGCTGTTTTTGGCTGCTGTACTTTTATTTAAGCTGCAATCGACTCGCTACCATGAGGTTGGGTTGCTGTCTGCATTGGGATATAGCCGTAAGCAAATTGTAAATATGCTTCACTTGGAAAATTTTTTGTTGGCAGCTTTGGCGGCTGTGCTTGATATAGCGCTGTTGGTCATCAGTTTCCTGCTTGCAAACATTTTTCATTTTCCATTGGCCGTTTCGGCTATCTTGACAGTTATCTCGTTAGCTGCGGCATTTGCAATTGTGCTTCTCCTGAGCAGTTTGTCCAGTATACGTCTAATTCGAACGGAACCTGCGGTAGCGTTGAGAAAGTAA
- a CDS encoding GNAT family N-acetyltransferase: MNQLIFLREFQKTDRPALEQIIRDTWNYDRFCSQKTAKKLARVYLDSCLADQTYTQVALMKDTPVGIIMAKKIAARRCPLRLRLNLGFSVVSLLSSQEGRAVFRAFWEVDKIDRDLLSESKPYDGELAFFAVSRSCRGIGIGKMLFQRAIEYMKAQKISSFYLFTDTSCNYGFYEHQGMRRKGAKECSMEIGGQTEKFEFFLYDYHI; the protein is encoded by the coding sequence ATGAATCAGTTAATTTTTTTGAGAGAATTTCAAAAAACGGATCGTCCTGCCTTGGAACAGATCATTCGTGATACCTGGAATTATGATCGGTTTTGTTCCCAGAAGACAGCGAAAAAACTGGCGAGGGTATATTTGGACAGTTGCTTGGCGGATCAAACTTATACGCAGGTTGCTCTTATGAAGGATACGCCGGTTGGAATCATTATGGCTAAAAAAATTGCAGCACGCCGATGTCCGCTTCGCCTGCGTCTGAATTTGGGGTTTTCTGTTGTTTCTCTCTTGAGCTCACAAGAAGGGCGTGCTGTTTTTCGTGCCTTTTGGGAGGTGGACAAAATTGATCGGGATCTGCTAAGTGAAAGCAAGCCCTATGATGGAGAGTTGGCGTTTTTTGCTGTCAGCAGGAGCTGCCGGGGGATTGGAATCGGAAAGATGCTATTTCAAAGAGCGATAGAGTATATGAAGGCACAAAAGATTTCTTCGTTTTACCTGTTTACAGATACCAGCTGCAACTATGGGTTCTATGAGCATCAGGGAATGAGAAGGAAGGGAGCGAAGGAATGCAGTATGGAGATAGGGGGACAGACAGAAAAATTTGAGTTTTTCCTTTATGATTACCACATTTAA
- the dcuC gene encoding C4-dicarboxylate transporter DcuC, translating into MFSILAALIVTLAVGFFILKKYKPQTVLLTGGILLMVLASLFNTGDILAEADRTGFWLFDIFEYIKTIFADDASGTGLIIMAVGGFAIYMDKIGASSAMVSICINPLKRLNAPYLVLSLSYVVGQFLNIFIPSAAGLSVLLMATLYPVLVELGVSRVAAAALVGTASCLDLGPASGASNQAALTAGMEPMEYFIQYQMPVAAVVVVTIAVLHYFVQKTLDRKMDLSGERVEIDSKKHEDVPKIYAILPLLPLIFLFVFSKLVISWIQMNVITAMLLGVTIALIFELIRKRDVKEVFKSIQIFFDGMGSQFATIVTLIVSGEIFAKGLMSIGAIDIIIDACKETGFGPIPMTIVMVLIITVCSIVMGSGNAPFYAFVALAPTVATAFGAPAVLMIMPMQLGSGIARCLSPITSVIVVVSDGAGVFSMDVVKRTAIPMVGALIALMASTFLFF; encoded by the coding sequence ATGTTTAGTATTCTCGCGGCACTGATTGTTACGCTGGCCGTCGGCTTCTTTATTCTAAAAAAATACAAGCCCCAGACGGTCCTGTTGACAGGCGGTATTCTGCTCATGGTTCTGGCGTCGCTGTTCAACACCGGTGATATCCTTGCGGAGGCCGATCGGACTGGATTCTGGCTTTTCGACATCTTTGAGTACATCAAGACTATTTTTGCCGACGATGCATCCGGTACCGGCCTTATTATTATGGCGGTGGGCGGCTTTGCCATCTACATGGACAAGATCGGTGCCAGCTCTGCGATGGTCAGCATCTGTATCAATCCCCTGAAACGATTGAATGCCCCCTACCTGGTACTGTCTTTGAGCTATGTAGTCGGCCAGTTCTTAAATATTTTTATCCCCAGTGCCGCGGGGTTGAGTGTTCTGCTCATGGCTACATTGTATCCTGTGCTGGTAGAGCTGGGGGTCAGCCGTGTCGCTGCTGCTGCCCTTGTGGGTACTGCCTCCTGCTTAGACCTGGGTCCTGCCTCCGGTGCGTCTAACCAGGCTGCTCTGACTGCCGGTATGGAGCCCATGGAGTACTTTATCCAGTATCAAATGCCTGTTGCAGCCGTTGTAGTCGTGACCATAGCGGTGCTCCATTATTTTGTCCAGAAGACCTTGGATCGCAAGATGGATCTCTCCGGAGAGAGAGTAGAGATTGACAGTAAAAAGCATGAGGATGTACCCAAGATCTACGCCATTTTACCTTTGCTGCCCCTTATCTTCCTGTTTGTGTTTAGTAAATTGGTGATCAGCTGGATCCAAATGAATGTCATCACCGCTATGCTGCTGGGCGTTACCATTGCTCTGATTTTTGAGCTTATCCGCAAGCGTGATGTCAAGGAAGTTTTTAAGAGTATTCAAATTTTCTTTGACGGTATGGGCAGTCAATTTGCCACGATTGTTACTCTGATTGTTTCCGGCGAGATTTTTGCAAAGGGACTGATGTCTATCGGCGCCATTGATATCATCATTGACGCCTGTAAGGAGACCGGATTTGGCCCTATTCCCATGACCATTGTGATGGTACTTATTATTACCGTGTGTTCCATTGTTATGGGATCCGGCAACGCACCGTTCTACGCCTTCGTTGCGCTGGCTCCCACCGTGGCCACTGCCTTCGGTGCGCCTGCTGTGCTGATGATCATGCCCATGCAGTTGGGAAGTGGTATTGCCCGCTGCCTGTCTCCTATCACTTCTGTGATTGTGGTCGTCAGCGATGGCGCTGGTGTGTTCTCCATGGATGTTGTAAAGCGCACTGCTATCCCTATGGTAGGCGCACTGATCGCCTTGATGGCCTCCACCTTCCTGTTCTTCTGA
- a CDS encoding M20 family metallopeptidase — translation MLNFDLNEYLNELEKLVNIDSGSRVPGGPDQIADYFEGKYTSLGLQVRRIRTDGANGPILEIRNRPETPCMDVLLMGHMDTVFPEGEAEHRPFRMENGTAYGPGVADMKAGLLSTYYLVKNLVEQQADLSFGVCLNSDEEISSLHSQDRIQELAAISDVCVVMEPGRKNGAYVSERKGLARFHFEVHGVSAHAGIAPQDGASAINELAYITLQMEALNHYEIGTSVNVGKISGGTSANVVCDYAEAMVDVRFDSMEEYHKIESAFQNFVAHPRDPRTTVRIKREGYRPPMRRNERTEAVIRLMNEKGAEHGVEMKWVKTGGGSDGNFAAFAGSAVVDGVGPVGDGAHSKNETMQIATVEPRLKVIFETVLALAEQGKKG, via the coding sequence ATGCTGAACTTTGATTTGAATGAATATTTGAATGAGCTTGAAAAGCTGGTCAATATTGACAGCGGAAGCCGGGTCCCTGGAGGCCCGGATCAGATTGCCGACTATTTTGAGGGCAAGTATACATCGCTGGGTCTCCAGGTCAGGCGAATCAGAACGGATGGGGCGAACGGCCCCATACTGGAGATTCGAAACCGCCCGGAGACGCCCTGCATGGATGTGCTGCTGATGGGCCACATGGATACGGTATTCCCGGAAGGGGAGGCAGAGCATCGCCCGTTTCGAATGGAGAATGGCACGGCCTATGGACCGGGTGTGGCGGATATGAAGGCAGGGCTGTTATCCACCTACTATTTGGTCAAAAATCTGGTGGAACAGCAGGCAGACCTGAGTTTTGGCGTTTGCTTAAACAGTGATGAAGAGATATCCTCTCTCCACTCCCAAGACCGGATTCAGGAACTGGCGGCCATATCTGACGTCTGTGTTGTGATGGAACCCGGGCGGAAAAATGGGGCCTATGTCAGCGAACGGAAAGGTCTGGCCCGCTTTCACTTTGAGGTCCACGGCGTGTCTGCACATGCGGGTATTGCACCTCAGGACGGGGCAAGTGCCATCAACGAACTGGCGTATATCACGCTGCAAATGGAGGCACTCAACCACTACGAGATTGGGACCAGCGTCAATGTGGGGAAAATCTCTGGAGGAACCTCCGCTAATGTAGTCTGTGATTATGCGGAGGCCATGGTAGATGTGCGCTTTGACTCTATGGAGGAGTACCACAAGATTGAGTCTGCCTTCCAGAACTTTGTGGCTCATCCTCGTGACCCTCGTACCACCGTTCGCATAAAGCGGGAGGGTTATCGCCCCCCCATGCGTAGAAATGAGAGAACGGAAGCTGTGATACGCCTGATGAATGAGAAAGGCGCGGAACACGGCGTAGAGATGAAGTGGGTAAAGACGGGCGGCGGCTCAGATGGAAATTTTGCCGCCTTTGCCGGCAGTGCCGTGGTCGACGGCGTAGGTCCCGTAGGTGACGGTGCCCACAGCAAAAATGAAACGATGCAGATTGCCACGGTTGAGCCACGCCTTAAGGTCATCTTTGAGACGGTGCTTGCCCTGGCAGAACAGGGAAAGAAGGGGTGA
- a CDS encoding malic enzyme-like NAD(P)-binding protein, which produces MNYNEQALKMHEEAKGKISIQSKVSLGNRDDLSTAYTPGVAEPCRRIHEKKENVYRYTAKGNLVAVVSDGSAVLGLGNIGPEAAMPVMEGKSILFKQFGGVDAFPICLDTQDTEEIIKTVRYLAPTFGGINLEDIASPRCFEIEKRLEEELDIPVFHDDQHGTAIVVTAGLMNAAKLTGKKMEDLKVVLNGPGAAGTAIIKMIMFAGVKHVIACDENGILSKNRPAGVSGHKAELCEVTNLEGKNGTLADAVVGADVFIGVSVPNVLTPEMVKTMAKDPIVFAMANPTPEIEYQTAIEAGVKVMGTGRSDYPNQVNNVLAFPGIFRGALDVGARDINYEMKMAAAKAIAGVVREEELNPEYIIPSAFDPRVTEAVSKAVANAAVQSGALRDCTE; this is translated from the coding sequence ATGAATTATAATGAACAAGCATTAAAGATGCACGAGGAGGCAAAGGGTAAGATTTCCATCCAAAGCAAGGTTTCGCTGGGAAACCGTGATGATCTGAGTACTGCCTATACGCCTGGAGTGGCAGAGCCCTGTCGCCGTATCCATGAGAAGAAGGAAAATGTCTATCGTTATACGGCAAAGGGTAACTTGGTGGCCGTGGTTTCCGATGGCAGTGCGGTACTTGGTTTGGGCAATATCGGGCCTGAGGCCGCTATGCCCGTTATGGAGGGCAAGAGTATCCTCTTTAAACAGTTCGGCGGCGTGGATGCCTTTCCCATCTGTCTGGATACCCAGGATACTGAGGAGATCATTAAGACAGTCCGCTATCTGGCCCCCACCTTCGGCGGCATTAATCTGGAGGATATCGCATCTCCACGGTGTTTTGAGATTGAAAAGCGCCTGGAGGAGGAACTGGATATCCCCGTGTTCCATGATGACCAGCACGGCACAGCTATTGTGGTAACTGCTGGTCTGATGAATGCGGCTAAGCTGACAGGTAAAAAGATGGAGGATCTGAAGGTTGTCCTTAACGGCCCCGGCGCTGCTGGAACCGCCATCATCAAAATGATCATGTTTGCTGGGGTGAAGCATGTCATTGCCTGTGATGAGAACGGAATTCTGAGCAAAAACCGTCCTGCGGGTGTGTCCGGACACAAGGCGGAGCTTTGTGAGGTCACTAACCTGGAGGGCAAAAACGGCACTCTGGCTGATGCTGTTGTGGGTGCAGATGTGTTCATTGGAGTGTCTGTGCCAAATGTACTGACTCCTGAGATGGTGAAAACGATGGCTAAGGATCCCATCGTCTTCGCTATGGCCAACCCAACTCCGGAGATTGAATATCAAACTGCGATTGAAGCTGGGGTCAAGGTTATGGGTACCGGCCGCAGCGATTATCCAAATCAGGTCAATAATGTTCTGGCCTTTCCTGGTATCTTTCGCGGTGCGCTGGATGTGGGTGCCCGGGATATCAACTATGAGATGAAAATGGCCGCCGCTAAGGCGATTGCCGGCGTGGTGAGGGAGGAGGAGCTCAATCCGGAATATATTATTCCTTCTGCCTTTGATCCCCGAGTCACCGAGGCGGTATCCAAGGCCGTAGCCAATGCTGCGGTCCAAAGCGGAGCTCTTCGCGATTGCACTGAGTGA
- the tnpA gene encoding IS200/IS605 family transposase, translated as MKEKDIGNLQHTTWRCQYHIVFAPKYRRLAIYGQIKKDVGQILRKLCEQKGVEIIEAEACPDHIHMLISIPPKYSVSQIMGYLKGKSSLMIFDRHANLKYKYGDRHFWARGYYVDTVGRNKKQIQEYIRSQLEEDKIADQISIKEFIDPFTGSKNPKA; from the coding sequence ATGAAAGAAAAAGATATAGGGAATTTGCAGCATACGACATGGAGATGTCAATACCATATCGTATTTGCCCCCAAATACAGACGGCTAGCCATATATGGACAGATCAAGAAGGATGTTGGACAAATTCTGCGGAAACTATGCGAGCAAAAAGGTGTGGAAATTATAGAAGCAGAAGCATGCCCAGACCATATTCACATGCTAATCAGCATACCGCCCAAGTACAGTGTATCACAAATCATGGGGTATCTCAAAGGAAAAAGTAGCCTGATGATATTCGACCGGCATGCGAATTTAAAATACAAGTACGGAGACAGGCATTTCTGGGCAAGAGGGTACTATGTGGACACAGTAGGGCGAAATAAAAAGCAGATACAAGAGTACATACGGAGTCAATTAGAGGAGGACAAGATCGCGGACCAAATCAGTATCAAGGAATTTATCGATCCGTTTACGGGTAGCAAGAATCCCAAGGCATAA